One stretch of Euphorbia lathyris chromosome 7, ddEupLath1.1, whole genome shotgun sequence DNA includes these proteins:
- the LOC136235759 gene encoding transcriptional corepressor SEUSS, with product MVPSGPPTPIGGAQSVSPSLLRSNSGMLGAQGGPLPSQTAFPSLVSPRTQFNNMNMLGNVPNVSSFLNQSFGNGGPNPGLSGPGSSQRGAIDGGAETDPLSGVGSGMGFSAPSSSFMSSNMVSPGPSGQVQGQQFSNPSANTLLPDQQQSQQLEAQNFQHGQQQMQQFSSPHNSQQVQQQHQFQQIRGGLAGVGPVKLEPQVTNDQHGTQQQQSLRNLGPVKLEPQQMPTMRNLGPVKLEPQHSDPSLFLHQQQQQQQQQQQQFLHMSRQSSHAAAAQINILQQQRFLQLQQQQQQLMKAIPPQRPQLPQQFQQQNLPIRSPVKPVYEPGMCARRLTHYMYQQQHRPEDNNIDFWRKFVAEYFAPHAKKKWCVSMYGSGRQTTGVFPQDVWHCEICNRKPGRGFEATVEVLPRLFKIKYESGTLEELLYVDMPREYQNSSGQIVLDYAKAIQESVFEQLRVVRDGQLRIVFSPDLKICSWEFCARRHEELIPRRLLIPQVSQLGAAAQKYQAATQNVSANLSVPELQNNCNMFVASARQLAKALEVPLVNDLGYTKRYVRCLQISEVVNSMKDLIDYSRETGTGPMESLAKYPRKTSASSGFHSQAQQPEEQLQQQQQQAVPQNSNSDHSSAQATAMQIAASNGVSSVNNSISTASASTTTSAIVGLLHQNSMNSRQQNSINNASSPYGGNSVHIPSPGSSSTLPQAHPNPSPFQSPTPSSSNNPTQTSHAALTAANHISSANSPANIPLQQPALSGEADHGDSQSSVQKIIHEMMMSNQLNGTGSMVGVGSLGNDMKNVNGILPGTNAAVLNGGNGLVGNGTVHNPGIGGGGYGTMGNGLGQSAMLNGIRTVMGNNSMMNGRVSMPSIIREQSMNHQQQDLGNQLLSGLGAVNGFTNLPFDWKPSP from the exons ATGGTACCCTCGGGTCCGCCTACACCGATTGGTGGTGCCCAGTCTGTTTCTCCTTCACTTTTAAGATCAAATTCGGGAATGCTGGGAGCTCAGGGGGGTCCTCTGCCTTCACAAACTGCATTTCCTTCACTAGTATCCCCACGTACTCAGTTCAATAATATGAATATGCTAGGAAATGTGCCAAATGTTTCCTCTTTCTTAAATCAGTCTTTTGGAAATGGGGGTCCAAACCCAGGGCTTTCTGGTCCTGGGAGCAGTCAGCGTGGAGCTATTGATggtggtgctgaaacagatccacTATCAGGGGTTGGTAGTGGAATGGGTTTCAGTGCTCCTTCATCATCATTTATGTCATCAAACATGGTAAGTCCTGGTCCATCTGGTCAAGTTCAGGGACAGCAATTTTCAAACCCTTCTGCCAATACATTATTACCGGATCAACAGCAGTCCCAACAGCTTGAAGCTCAAAATTTCCAGCATGGTCAACAACAGATGCAACAGTTCTCTTCACCTCACAATAGTCAGCAGGTACAGCAGCAACATCAATTTCAGCAAATTCGAGGAGGATTAGCTGGAGTTGGTCCTGTTAAGTTGGAGCCTCAGGTGACAAATGACCAGCATGGAACACAGCAGCAACAGTCATTGAGAAATCTTGGACCAGTAAAATTGGAACCTCAACAGATGCCAACTATGAGAAATTTAGGGCCGGTAAAGTTGGAACCTCAACATTCAGACCCGTCATTGTTTCTAcatcagcagcagcagcagcagcaacagCAACAGCAGCAGTTCCTTCACATGTCAAGGCAGTCTTCTCATGCTGCTGCTGCGCAAATTAATATTTTACAGCAACAAAGATTTCTGCAGCTacaacagcaacaacaacaacttaTGAAAGCAATTCCACCTCAACGTCCTCAATTACCGCAACAATTTCAACAGCAGAATTTACCCATAAGATCTCCTGTCAAACCAGTTTATGAACCTGGGATGTGTGCTCGCCGTCTTACGCACTACATGTATCAGCAGCAACATAGACCTGAA GACAACAATATTGATTTTTGGAGAAAATTTGTGGCGGAGTACTTTGCTCCACATGCGAAAAAGAAGTGGTGTGTTTCGATGTATGGAAGTGGCCGTCAAACAACTGGAGTTTTCCCTCAG GATGTATGGCACTGTGAAATTTGTAATCGCAAGCCAGGCAGGGGCTTTG AGGCAACTGTTGAGGTTCTTCCCAGGCTTTTCAAAATCAAATATGAAAGTGGTACCTTGGAAGAACTTCTCTATGTTGATATGCCTCGTGAATATCAGAACTCATCTGGTCAAATTGTCTTGGACTATGCTAAAGCTATCCAGGAAAGTGTTTTTGAGCAGCTTCGTGTTGTGCGTGATGGTCAGTTGCGGATTGTATTCTCTCCTGACTTGAAG ATATGTTCTTGGGAGTTTTGTGCTCGGCGCCATGAAGAACTAATCCCTCGAAGATTGTTAATACCACAG GTCAGTCAGCTTGGAGCTGCAGCTCAAAAATACCAGGCTGCTACTCAGAATGTATCGGCCAACTTATCTGTTCCAGAGCTGCAAAATAATtgtaatat GTTTGTTGCATCAGCTCGGCAACTAGCAAAGGCTCTGGAAGTTCCACTGGTGAATGATTTAGGATATACAAAGAGATATGTGAGATGCCTGCAG ATATCAGAAGTGGTTAATAGCATGAAAGACTTGATTGATTATAGTCGAGAAACAGGGACTGGACCTATGG AGAGTTTGGCGAAATACCCTCGGAAAACCAGTGCTTCATCTGGGTTTCATAGTCAAGCTCAACAGCCTGAGGAACAgctgcagcagcagcagcagcaagcAGTGCCCCAGAATTCAAATAGTGATCATAGCTCTGCCCAGGCAACTGCAATGCAAATAGCTGCTAGCAATGGTGTGTCTAGTGTAAATAACTCCATCAGTACAGCATCTGCATCTACCACCACCAGTGCTATTGTTGGGCTCCTCCATCAAAATTCTATGAATTCAAGACAACAAAATTCTATAAATAATGCAAGCAGTCCTTACGGCGGAAACTCGGTTCACATCCCGTCTCCAGGCTCCTCTAGCACACTTCCACAGGCACATCCTAATCCTTCTCCTTTCCAATCACCTACGCCTTCCTCTTCTAATAATCCTACACAGACGTCTCATGCTGCCTTAACAGCAGCCAATCACATCAGCTCTGCTAACTCACCTGCAAATATTCCCTTGCAACAGCCAGCTCTTTCTGGGGAGGCTGATCACGGTGATTCTCAAAGCTCTGTTCAGAAAATCATACATGAAATGATGATGTCAAACCAACTCAATGGCACAGGCAGTATGGTTGGAGTTGGTTCTTTGGGGAACGACATGAAAAATGTCAATGGGATTTTGCCCGGGACTAACGCTGCAGTTCTCAATGGGGGAAATGGCTTGGTGGGGAATGGAACGGTGCATAATCCTGGAATTGGGGGAGGTGGATATGGCACCATGGGCAACGGACTTGGGCAGTCTGCAATGTTAAACGGAATTAGAACTGTGATGGGTAATAACTCTATGATGAATGGACGGGTGAGTATGCCATCGATTATTCGAGAGCAAAGCATGAATCATCAACAACAGGACTTGGGAAACCAACTGCTAAGTGGGTTAGGAGCAGTTAATGGATTTACTAATCTTCCCTTTGATTGGAAGCCATCACCTTGA
- the LOC136234735 gene encoding thioredoxin M-type, chloroplastic-like: MAMNNCFQVSGGVVQYAHPFAPADHLPIYKGFNASSNLPLSSSSLKLSLRTRRTAFVCKAREAVDEVKAVTDSSWDSLVIGSETPALVEFWAPWCGPCRMIAPVIDELAKEYAGKVSCFKVNTDECPNIANKYGIRSIPTVLFFNKGEKKESVIGAVPKSTLSTTIEKYVEA, encoded by the exons ATGGCTATGAATAATTGCTTTCAAGTGAGTGGTGGTGTTGTGCAATATGCTCATCCATTTGCTCCTGCAGACCATTTGCccatttataaaggatttaatgCATCATCTAATCTacctctctcttcttcttcactcAAACTCTCACTCAGAACCAGAAGAACTGCCTTTGTTTGCAAAGCTCGTGAAGCTGTAGATGAAG TTAAAGCAGTGACAGATTCAAGCTGGGACAGCCTTGTGATTGGGAGTGAGACACCAGCTCTGGTGGAGTTCTGGGCACCGTGGTGTGGACCATGCCggatgatagctccagtgatCGATGAATTGGCCAAAGAATATGCAGGAAAGGTATCATGTTTCAAGGTGAACACAGACGAGTGCCCAAATATAGCAAACAAGTATGGAATAAGGAGCATTCCAACTGTGCTGTTTTTCAacaaaggagagaagaaagaaagtgTAATTGGAGCAGTACCCAAGTCTACCTTGTCTACCACCATTGAGAAATATGTTGAAGCTTAA